The Mucilaginibacter sp. PAMB04168 genome contains the following window.
AAAGATGGTATTGCCAATATTGACGAACAGCTAACCGGTTATCGTAAAGATACGGTTTGGGCATATCCATACGCAAATCATACACAAGCGATTAACACTATACAAAAATGGTTCGTTGAACAAACCCGGCTGGGCATACCCGTAGACTTCACTACTGAAGGTATACGTGGACTCAACCACATGAAGGCAACCTATTTTCCTTCACAACTGGCTCAGGCAAGTTCTTTTGATAAAGAGCTTGTCCATCAGATCGGTGATGTAACGGGCCGCGAAGCCAGGGCTTTGGGCTATACCAATGTCTACTCGCCTATACTGGATGTAGCGTCGGACCCGCGCTGGGGGCGCACAGAAGAAACTTATGGATCAGACCCTTACCTGGTAAGTCAGTTAGGGAAACAGAACATTACCGGCATTCAGCAAAACGGGATTATTTCTACCGTAAAACACTTTGCGGTTTACAGCATACCGGTAGGCGGTCGCGATGGCTCCGTGCGTACCGACCCGCATGTGGCACCACGCGAGATGTGGAATCTGTACTTGGAGCCGTTTCGCGTCGCATTTCAGGAAGCAAAGGCTAAAGGAGTTATGGCATCTTATAATGACTATGATGGTGTTCCGATCATTGCAAGCAAATATTTTCTGAACGATATTTTAAGGAAGCAGTTTGGTTTCGATGGTTATGTAACCAGCGACAGCCACGCGCTCGAAGATTTGTTTGCAAAACACCACGTCGCACAAGACACAGCAGATGCGGCAAGGTTGGCGCTTACAGCAGGACTTAACGTGCGAACGGAATTTAAGAATCCTGCCGACTACATACGCGGGTTAAGACGCGGTATACGCAACGGCAGCATACCGGTTAGTGTGGTAAACCAACGGGTACGTGAAGTACTTAAAGTAAAATTCGTATTAGGATTATTTGACAATCCATACCGTGAAAATATTCAGCAGGCAAACGACATCGTTCACAATACCGGGGCTAGGTTATTGGCTCGTAAAGCGGCACAGGAAGGCATAGTGTTGCTAAAAAATGATACAAAACTGCTTCCGCTTAGTGCTGACAAACTTAAATCCGTTGCCATAATCGGCCCCAACGCGAAAGAAGAAAGAAGCTTGCTGTCGCGATACGGCCCATCACATGCACGGGTAGTGACCGTATACGACGGGCTGAAAAACAGCTTGGCTCCATCTACTGAAATACGCTATGCCAAAGGCTGTGAGCATACTGACAAAAACTTTCCGCAAAGTGATATTGAGGACTTTGTTATAGATCAAGATGAAGAAGCAGCGTTAAAGGAAGCGGAATCTGCAGCATCAAAATCGGATGTAATATTCCTGGTCTTAGGCGACAACGAAAACACCATCGGCGAAACCAAATCGAGGCTTGATCTTAAACTACCCGGCAGGCAGGAGCAGTTGCTTGAGCGTGTAGCCGCGCTAAATAAGCCTACCGTGCTGATACTGGTCGGCGGAAGGCCAGTAACTATTAATTATGCATCGCAAAAATTGCCGGCCATATTAGAAACCTGGTACTTGGGAGAGTGCACGGGTACAGCTATTGCTGATGTTCTGTTTGGGAGATATAATCCGTCGGGCAAGCTACCGATACCTTTTCCAAAGCACGTGGGACAAATCCCCTTGTCATTCCCTATGAAGCCGTCGGCCGATGCGCATGGAAAAGAAGACGCCAATGTGAGCGGATTCTTATATCCTTTTGGCCACGGGTTAAGTTATACTTCATTCGAATACAGCGGTTTAACAATCAGCAAGACCGATTTTGCCAAAACAAATAAACTAAGCGTATCGCTGAATATCAAAAACACAGGCAGTGTTTACGGCGAGGAAGTCGCCCAGCTATACTTCCAGGATGAAGTAAGTTCTGTTATCACCTACATCAAGAATTTACGGGGATTTGAGCGAGTAAGTCTAAAGCCCGGCGAGCAAAAAACGTTGCGTTTTACGCTTACCAGTCACGACTTGTCCTTACTCAACATAGACATGAAGCGTGTAGTCGAACCCGGCTGGTTCAAAATTATGGCAGGTTCTTCATCCGAAGATATCCGATTAGTACAGCGTATCCGATTATAGAGCTAACCATAGCTCGCATAAAATCAATTCGTATTTAATAACATCAATTAACCAACTCTTTTTATGAGATTTAAACCCTGGAGATACTGTTTAAGCATCGGTTTGGGCCTATTAGCTGCCTTGCCTGCATTCAGTCAGAAAAAACACAACAAAAACACACTTTTCCCGAACTATAAAGGGCTGATTATGGCTGGCTATCAAGGCTGGTTCAGGGCCGAAGGCGACGGTACACAAGCTACACGCTTTTCATACGGCAACGAGCAACGATCAGGTATTGACATGTGGCCCGATATATCTGAATATAAGCAAACCTATCCTACCCCGTTTAAACAAGCCGACGGCAAAACCGCCCGCTTTTTCAGCTCGGTTGATAAAAGTACGGCCGATCTACATTTCCAGTGGATGCAGCAATATGGCGTAGATGGCGTTTTTATGCAGCGCTTTTTCAGCACTGCCCGTGAAAAGGGTCACCGCAAAGATGCGGTGCAGGTCTTGAAGAATGCTATTGACGCAGCTTCTAAATATAAAAGGGCAATGGCTATCATGTACGACCTTTCGGGCTTAAAGGCATCAGGAGAAGACTGCTCGGCTTTGATCGAAGACTGGAAGTACCTGGTAGATGAACTCAAAATAACCAATATGCCCGGCACAAACACTTACCTTCAACAAAATGGCAAACCCGTGGTGGCTATTTGGGGAGTAGGTTTTCCAGACAGGCCTTATAACGTCAGAAATATTGGATTGGATAGGTTTATAGACTTCTTAAAAAACGACCCGGTATATGGTGGTTGTGCTGTACTGCTTGGCGTGCCGAACTCATGGCGTACCCTGCGGGGCGATTGCATCAATGATCCATATCTGCACGAGCTGATTAAGCAGTGTGATATAGTTTTGCCCTGGAGCGTACAGCGTTATACACCATTATTACATAATGATATGGACCGTTACCGTGATGATATTATTGACGATCTGCAATGGTGCAGAGCAAATAACATCGACTACGTTCCCTGTGTTTATCCCGGTTTTAGCTGGCACAACTTAAGTCGCTATGAATTCCCCGACGATGTGAAACCCGTTGGGTCCATACCACGCCAGGGAGGTCGCTATTACTGGCAGATGCTTTCAACAGCTATTGGCGCAGGTGCTCCAATGATTTATGTAGCTATGTTTGATGAAGTCAACGAAGGTACGGCAATTTTTAAAGTAAGTAATACGCCCCCGGTTACCTCCAACCCGCAGGGAGTTGCATTTGCCGACCTTGATGGCAAACCGTCAGACCACTACTTATGGCTAACCGGCGAAGCCGGTAAAATGCTTAGAAAAGAAAAGCCCCTGGTATTTAAAATGCCCGATCGTCAAGTAGTAAAATAATTTCGAAAAGATTGAGGAACAGACGCCGATTAATGGGAAATTAAGCTTCTATTAAGAGATGTTCCGTTATTTGTATCATCTCATCTTTTCATACCCTCCTTGTTTTAATTGGTTATGGCTGCCTTGGTCGGCAGCCATTTTTTTATCCTAGCAACTTGGCAGATGCACAAAAATCAATTGCCGGGACGAGTGTTCGGTACCACTAAGGCTGGAGCCCAGTCGTCTGTCCTGAAAGGTGAAGCCGGTAATCCTTCCTTATTGTAAAGATTTCCTGGTGGGTTGTCGGCCCAGTTATACCTTACGGCTACCGGGTTTGCAATTTGTTCCGATGATACCAGCACTGTATTACCATCCAGCGTTGCCTTTGCCCAGACAAACCGCCCGTCGGCACCGGCAATACCAAACCCTTCCAGTTCTACGCCTCCGGGATGCCGTACGGTATCAATGACAAGACCTCTTCCTGTTTGCTTAAATCTGATCCTGATCTTACGACCTTCTACAACATAAGATCTATAATCAGGGCCGGAAAAAACAATATTTTCGCCATAAACCACATGTCTTGCTGCGAGAGCCAGACGCAAGCCTACATCAACTTTGTTCGTAGGATGGATATTATCGGCATTGCCGACGTCAGTTATTACGGCCATGCCGGTTTTAGGAAGTGACAAAGCTTGTCGTTGGGCCTCACGTACCCAAGGCCAGTTTCCTTCAGATGGCGTTTTAGCCGATACCCTGAAGTTTGCTAGCTGTACAAATAGAAACGGCAGATCAGGTTGTTTCCACTGTATACGCCAGTCGTTGATCAGCCTTGGAAATAGGTCTTTGTATTCGACCGCATCTGCAAGCCTGTCACCGTTACTCTCGCCCTGGTACCATATAACCCCTTTTATACCATACTGCACAACAGGTGCGATCATTGCATTATATAAGTTCGCAGGTGCACTAAATCCTCCGGCGGGTTGCGGAGGGCTTTGAGGAGCTGGCCGAACAGGCTTCGGTGCGGGAGGTACAGCCTGTCCGTTCGCTTTAGCCTGCGCTGTTATTGCCTCCCACTGCTTATTCTCTTTATCGAAGCTGTTACCAACTTCAGTTCGCCAGATTTCCAAGGCTTTACGATAATCAGCCAGTTGTTGTGGGTAAGCTGCGTTTGCCTGACCAAATTCAGCTATCAGCGTTTGGCGTGCACTTATATATTTCTCAAAGGCCGGCTCCTTTTTTAAACCGGCCTCGCTTATCCAGGCTTGAGCAGGGGTGCCGCCTTTATAACTGGCAATCATTCCTACCGGGCATTTCTGCGTAAGCCGGACTTGTTGTGCAAAGTAATAACCTACTGCTGAAAAGCCGTGCCAGGCCCATTTGGGGTCAGCCATTAGCCGTGGTGAGCACATTACCCATTTACCGTTTGGCGAATCGGGATCGGTTGGTGCGGTGCCATCCTGCGGCTGGAGTGCGAATGTCATTGGAACAAAAAAGAAATGAATAAATTTATCGGTAGCATTAGAAATAGCTGCTGCGCCGTTAGCCTCATTTTGGATGCCAAACTCCATATTTGACTGACCGGAAGCCAGCCAAACATCTCCTATCAAAATGTTTTGTATTATAATTTCTTCACTGCCTGCCTTGATGAGCATCTGATAGGGTCCGCCTGATGGGTAAGTTGCTAACCTTACAGACCACTTGCCATCAGGGCCGGTCATACAGGTAAAGGTCCTATTCAGAAAAACAATCTGGATTTTCTGGCCGGCAGTGGCCTTGCCCCATATGGGCACTTTGGCATTACGCTGTACCACCATGTTATCACCGATAATGGCAGGTAATTGGATGGTTGCCGATGCCCGGGTAACGAATAATATTAGAAAAAGTAATATTGCATATTTCCTATTCATAGCTTCTACATTGTTTCTGATTAGAGGTGCATAAAATTTGCTAATTGGTCATTATCAGCGTACTGACTTCATGTTTTGAAGCAAAAGTTTTGCATTTGTTCATGCAATTAACCGTTAAACACTAATTAAAGGTTAATAAAACATTAACCTTACCTAGCTTAATTAAGATACCATCCATCATTTTGCCCTTATTAATATTTTATTAATTATTAATTATCAACGGCTTGATATACTTGATATACAATAGCGTGGGCACTATCCCCTTACCATGCTATTGAATAACCAATTAAATCATATGATACACTATCGGTATCCTCCCTGACGGATTCAATAACCTCCTATGCCATGATTTCGCTCTGGAGACAGCAAATCCTTTATAAAATGACTTCCAATACCAATTAAATTATTATGAAGAAGAATTATTTAATAGCCCTTGCGGCTGTAGCTTTCTGTGTCAGCTGTAAAAAGAAGGAAACAGCTGATGCCCCGCTGAACGATGTAAAGCTGGAAAACAACAACAAA
Protein-coding sequences here:
- a CDS encoding sialate O-acetylesterase, translated to MNRKYAILLFLILFVTRASATIQLPAIIGDNMVVQRNAKVPIWGKATAGQKIQIVFLNRTFTCMTGPDGKWSVRLATYPSGGPYQMLIKAGSEEIIIQNILIGDVWLASGQSNMEFGIQNEANGAAAISNATDKFIHFFFVPMTFALQPQDGTAPTDPDSPNGKWVMCSPRLMADPKWAWHGFSAVGYYFAQQVRLTQKCPVGMIASYKGGTPAQAWISEAGLKKEPAFEKYISARQTLIAEFGQANAAYPQQLADYRKALEIWRTEVGNSFDKENKQWEAITAQAKANGQAVPPAPKPVRPAPQSPPQPAGGFSAPANLYNAMIAPVVQYGIKGVIWYQGESNGDRLADAVEYKDLFPRLINDWRIQWKQPDLPFLFVQLANFRVSAKTPSEGNWPWVREAQRQALSLPKTGMAVITDVGNADNIHPTNKVDVGLRLALAARHVVYGENIVFSGPDYRSYVVEGRKIRIRFKQTGRGLVIDTVRHPGGVELEGFGIAGADGRFVWAKATLDGNTVLVSSEQIANPVAVRYNWADNPPGNLYNKEGLPASPFRTDDWAPALVVPNTRPGN
- a CDS encoding glycoside hydrolase family 71/99-like protein; the encoded protein is MRFKPWRYCLSIGLGLLAALPAFSQKKHNKNTLFPNYKGLIMAGYQGWFRAEGDGTQATRFSYGNEQRSGIDMWPDISEYKQTYPTPFKQADGKTARFFSSVDKSTADLHFQWMQQYGVDGVFMQRFFSTAREKGHRKDAVQVLKNAIDAASKYKRAMAIMYDLSGLKASGEDCSALIEDWKYLVDELKITNMPGTNTYLQQNGKPVVAIWGVGFPDRPYNVRNIGLDRFIDFLKNDPVYGGCAVLLGVPNSWRTLRGDCINDPYLHELIKQCDIVLPWSVQRYTPLLHNDMDRYRDDIIDDLQWCRANNIDYVPCVYPGFSWHNLSRYEFPDDVKPVGSIPRQGGRYYWQMLSTAIGAGAPMIYVAMFDEVNEGTAIFKVSNTPPVTSNPQGVAFADLDGKPSDHYLWLTGEAGKMLRKEKPLVFKMPDRQVVK
- a CDS encoding glycoside hydrolase family 3 N-terminal domain-containing protein, with the translated sequence MNKFLYSLAAAASTAVIISFTVLPDSIYRRDWIDFNKNGHKDVYEDPRNKTVARVEDLLSRMTIEEKTCQLVTLYGYGAFLKDRLPTPGWKDSLWKDGIANIDEQLTGYRKDTVWAYPYANHTQAINTIQKWFVEQTRLGIPVDFTTEGIRGLNHMKATYFPSQLAQASSFDKELVHQIGDVTGREARALGYTNVYSPILDVASDPRWGRTEETYGSDPYLVSQLGKQNITGIQQNGIISTVKHFAVYSIPVGGRDGSVRTDPHVAPREMWNLYLEPFRVAFQEAKAKGVMASYNDYDGVPIIASKYFLNDILRKQFGFDGYVTSDSHALEDLFAKHHVAQDTADAARLALTAGLNVRTEFKNPADYIRGLRRGIRNGSIPVSVVNQRVREVLKVKFVLGLFDNPYRENIQQANDIVHNTGARLLARKAAQEGIVLLKNDTKLLPLSADKLKSVAIIGPNAKEERSLLSRYGPSHARVVTVYDGLKNSLAPSTEIRYAKGCEHTDKNFPQSDIEDFVIDQDEEAALKEAESAASKSDVIFLVLGDNENTIGETKSRLDLKLPGRQEQLLERVAALNKPTVLILVGGRPVTINYASQKLPAILETWYLGECTGTAIADVLFGRYNPSGKLPIPFPKHVGQIPLSFPMKPSADAHGKEDANVSGFLYPFGHGLSYTSFEYSGLTISKTDFAKTNKLSVSLNIKNTGSVYGEEVAQLYFQDEVSSVITYIKNLRGFERVSLKPGEQKTLRFTLTSHDLSLLNIDMKRVVEPGWFKIMAGSSSEDIRLVQRIRL